Proteins encoded by one window of Chryseobacterium sp. POL2:
- a CDS encoding alpha/beta hydrolase family protein, which yields MKKRLITTSIVLGSFVISCESQPKNLADVSQDKFNYKSISFPSKDNKIRVYADYYSANSKSAPLILAFHQAGYSRGVYRDIAPRLVALGFNVLAVDLRSGEKFGNVPNETFEEAKTKNLPTEFENSIPDIEASYDYARKVLKAKKIIYFGSSYSASLGFYNVSQHPEDYKALVVFSPGEYLKIDQKKIENYAKEVTIPIFLSSAKGEKSTWIDIFNNTNSQQKEYFLPNNWQGYHGEITLSSNFIGSEEYWTALTKFLKTVK from the coding sequence ATGAAAAAACGACTTATAACTACATCAATTGTTCTGGGGTCTTTTGTAATTTCTTGTGAAAGTCAACCCAAAAACCTTGCCGATGTTTCGCAAGATAAATTCAATTATAAAAGTATAAGCTTCCCATCAAAAGATAATAAAATAAGAGTTTATGCGGATTATTATTCTGCAAATTCTAAGTCGGCGCCACTTATTTTAGCCTTTCATCAGGCTGGCTACAGTCGCGGTGTTTATCGAGATATTGCGCCAAGATTGGTGGCTTTAGGTTTTAATGTCTTGGCGGTAGATTTGCGTTCTGGTGAAAAATTTGGAAACGTTCCCAACGAAACTTTTGAAGAAGCCAAAACTAAAAATCTACCCACAGAATTTGAAAATAGTATTCCAGATATAGAAGCCAGTTATGACTATGCAAGAAAGGTTTTGAAAGCAAAAAAAATCATCTACTTCGGAAGTTCTTATTCTGCTTCTTTAGGTTTTTATAATGTAAGTCAGCATCCTGAAGATTACAAAGCTTTGGTTGTCTTTTCGCCTGGAGAATATTTAAAAATTGATCAAAAGAAAATTGAAAACTATGCGAAAGAGGTCACTATTCCGATATTTTTAAGTTCTGCAAAAGGCGAAAAATCGACTTGGATCGACATATTTAATAATACAAATTCGCAACAAAAAGAGTATTTCCTCCCCAACAATTGGCAAGGTTATCATGGTGAAATTACGTTAAGCAGTAATTTTATAGGCTCGGAGGAATATTGGACTGCGCTTACTAAGTTTTTAAAAACAGTGAAGTAA
- a CDS encoding M28 family peptidase codes for MKKLVLTLAVSSSIFGFAQSKQDSIKFKNISDKIMTEGQAYDWLYDLTKNIGHRLSGSLANEKAVKWAEQKLKEAGADKVWLERVMVPNWYRGDESLHIKSADGTWKNIKMLSLGNSEGTKGKDLIGEILVVNSLEEFAKTPTEKVKGKIVLFNNEFPQEHIKTMHAYSQAGKVRRVAATEVAKKGGKAVIIRSLSSAYDDVPHTGAMKYEDGIEKIPAIAIGPKSAMELSELAKTQQISAKINSNCSMKGVVRSYNVIGEITGKESKNVIVVGGHLDSWDVGEGAHDDGAGIVQSIEVLKTFKNLNIPNRNTIRVVCFANEENGVKGGTAYAKSIAEKGEKNIFAIESDTGGFSPRGFGLDMSDDKKEIIKSWKTLFLPYGVYDFTETYAGTDITPMKSTGTDLAGLVPDSQRYFDIHHTEEDTFEKVNRRELLLGATVMTQLVYMVDQYWK; via the coding sequence ATGAAAAAATTAGTTCTTACATTAGCTGTATCTTCCTCTATTTTTGGATTCGCGCAAAGCAAACAAGATTCCATTAAGTTTAAAAATATCTCGGATAAGATCATGACAGAAGGTCAAGCTTATGACTGGCTTTATGATTTAACAAAAAATATTGGTCATCGTCTTAGTGGTTCTTTAGCGAATGAAAAGGCCGTAAAATGGGCAGAACAAAAACTGAAAGAAGCGGGCGCAGACAAAGTTTGGTTAGAAAGAGTGATGGTCCCGAATTGGTATCGCGGTGACGAATCGCTACATATAAAATCTGCCGATGGCACTTGGAAAAATATCAAAATGCTTTCGCTAGGAAACTCAGAAGGAACCAAAGGAAAAGACCTAATTGGCGAAATTTTGGTTGTCAATTCTTTAGAAGAATTTGCAAAAACCCCAACTGAAAAAGTTAAAGGCAAAATTGTTTTATTCAATAACGAATTTCCACAAGAACACATCAAAACCATGCACGCCTACAGCCAAGCAGGCAAAGTAAGACGTGTCGCCGCTACGGAAGTAGCCAAAAAAGGAGGAAAAGCGGTAATCATACGATCGCTAAGTTCTGCTTATGATGATGTTCCGCATACGGGAGCTATGAAATATGAAGATGGTATAGAAAAAATCCCTGCAATTGCCATCGGTCCAAAATCTGCAATGGAACTTTCGGAGCTAGCAAAAACACAACAAATATCAGCAAAAATAAACTCCAATTGTAGCATGAAAGGTGTTGTAAGGTCTTACAATGTCATTGGCGAAATTACTGGAAAAGAAAGCAAAAACGTGATCGTTGTCGGTGGTCATCTTGATTCTTGGGATGTCGGTGAAGGCGCGCACGACGACGGCGCTGGAATTGTACAATCCATCGAAGTTTTAAAAACTTTTAAAAATCTGAATATCCCCAATAGAAATACAATTCGTGTGGTGTGTTTTGCCAATGAAGAAAACGGCGTAAAAGGCGGAACTGCTTATGCGAAAAGTATCGCTGAAAAAGGCGAAAAAAATATTTTTGCCATCGAAAGCGATACTGGCGGATTTAGTCCAAGAGGATTTGGTCTCGATATGTCTGACGATAAAAAAGAGATTATAAAATCTTGGAAAACACTTTTTTTACCTTATGGCGTTTATGATTTTACAGAAACTTATGCCGGAACAGACATCACGCCGATGAAATCAACAGGAACTGATCTCGCAGGACTGGTTCCAGATTCGCAACGCTATTTTGATATACACCATACCGAAGAAGATACTTTTGAAAAAGTGAATCGTCGGGAACTGCTACTCGGGGCAACTGTTATGACGCAGCTTGTCTATATGGTTGATCAATATTGGAAATAA
- a CDS encoding patatin-like phospholipase family protein, with translation MQNKIGLVLSGGGTRGLAHAGVIKFLNEIGIQPDVLSCCSAGSIVGAFYAVGKTPEEILDFFKSIYFFNWKHFTFNKPGFVSSQLFTHYLDPIFGNSKIGDLKTDIRIIATDLISGEQDIFDKKAKVVDAIIASSSIPGIATPYIIGDAMYSDGGVLNNFPADIILNECKKLIGVYVTPIQDVKMSDLNSIRAITTRAYDLLSHRTEIHKFAYCDWFITSKKLAQYGTFERKPQRLEEIFEIGYESAKKTFYEQEEDFTSLFLKT, from the coding sequence ATGCAGAATAAAATAGGATTGGTGCTTTCAGGAGGAGGTACGCGAGGTTTGGCACATGCTGGCGTTATTAAATTTTTGAACGAAATAGGCATCCAACCAGACGTTTTATCATGTTGCAGCGCAGGTTCTATTGTTGGAGCGTTTTATGCTGTGGGGAAAACACCAGAGGAAATTCTAGACTTTTTTAAATCTATTTATTTTTTTAACTGGAAACATTTTACCTTTAACAAGCCAGGTTTTGTGTCATCACAATTATTCACACATTATTTGGATCCTATTTTTGGAAATTCTAAGATTGGAGATTTAAAAACAGATATTCGTATCATTGCGACAGACCTTATCAGTGGCGAACAAGATATTTTTGATAAAAAGGCCAAAGTTGTTGATGCCATTATCGCATCGTCTTCCATTCCGGGGATTGCGACGCCTTATATCATTGGTGATGCGATGTACAGCGATGGAGGTGTGCTTAATAATTTTCCTGCCGACATTATTTTAAACGAATGTAAAAAATTAATTGGCGTCTATGTTACGCCAATACAAGATGTGAAAATGAGTGATCTTAATAGCATCCGAGCCATTACAACACGCGCTTATGATTTACTTTCACACAGAACCGAAATTCATAAATTCGCTTATTGCGATTGGTTTATAACGTCTAAGAAATTAGCACAATACGGTACATTCGAGCGAAAACCACAGCGTCTTGAAGAGATTTTTGAAATTGGTTATGAGAGTGCCAAAAAAACTTTTTATGAACAAGAAGAGGACTTTACTTCACTGTTTTTAAAAACTTAG
- a CDS encoding Nif3-like dinuclear metal center hexameric protein translates to MSPKTLKEVCNQLDTIFKIKQAEDFDNVGLLCGNTAREVTGILITHDALEDVVDEAIERGFNLIVAFHPIIFSGLKSLTGKNYVEKAVLKAIENKIAIYAMHTAFDNDFFGVNFKICEALGLQNQKILMPKSQNLKKLEVYVPILQAEKVKEAIFEAGAGNIGFYDECSFSIEGKGSFRPKHGANPFLGEVNQRENADEVLLSFIFENYRQSAVLKAMFGTHPYEEIAYQIISLENDNQYAGLGRFGDLENEMCVEDFLKLVKNTFNLEVIRYSNTEQKTIKRVGVLGGSGASGIKAAMAAGCEAYLTGDVKYHDFFSGENKILIADIGHFESEQFVTQQLYEILSENFINFAIAKTSKKNNPVNYFI, encoded by the coding sequence ATGAGCCCAAAAACATTAAAAGAAGTTTGCAATCAGTTAGATACAATTTTTAAAATAAAACAAGCCGAAGATTTTGACAATGTCGGTTTGTTATGTGGAAATACTGCTCGCGAAGTGACAGGTATTTTGATAACACATGATGCCTTAGAAGATGTCGTTGATGAAGCGATAGAAAGAGGCTTTAATCTTATTGTAGCTTTTCATCCCATTATTTTTTCAGGTTTAAAATCTTTAACAGGGAAAAACTATGTTGAAAAAGCAGTTCTCAAAGCAATTGAAAACAAAATCGCCATCTACGCCATGCATACGGCTTTTGATAATGATTTCTTTGGTGTTAATTTTAAAATATGTGAAGCTTTAGGTTTGCAAAATCAGAAAATATTAATGCCAAAGTCCCAAAACTTAAAAAAACTGGAAGTCTATGTTCCTATACTTCAAGCTGAGAAAGTGAAAGAAGCTATCTTTGAAGCCGGAGCGGGAAATATTGGTTTTTATGACGAATGTAGTTTTTCAATAGAAGGTAAAGGGAGTTTTCGACCAAAACATGGCGCCAATCCTTTTTTAGGCGAGGTTAATCAACGCGAAAATGCTGATGAAGTTTTATTATCATTTATATTTGAAAATTATAGACAATCGGCGGTTCTGAAAGCTATGTTTGGTACGCATCCTTACGAAGAAATTGCTTATCAAATTATTAGTTTAGAAAATGATAATCAATACGCTGGTTTGGGAAGATTTGGAGATTTGGAGAACGAAATGTGCGTTGAAGATTTTTTAAAATTAGTTAAAAATACCTTTAACCTCGAGGTCATTAGATACAGTAATACAGAACAGAAAACTATAAAAAGAGTAGGCGTTCTCGGTGGAAGCGGTGCTAGTGGAATAAAAGCGGCCATGGCTGCGGGCTGCGAGGCTTATCTTACTGGAGATGTCAAATACCACGACTTCTTTTCCGGTGAAAATAAAATATTAATTGCCGATATTGGACATTTTGAAAGCGAACAATTTGTTACTCAACAATTATATGAAATATTGTCCGAAAATTTTATTAACTTTGCAATCGCTAAAACGAGCAAAAAAAACAACCCTGTAAATTATTTTATTTAA
- the lpdA gene encoding dihydrolipoyl dehydrogenase: MKYDIIVIGSGPGGYVTAIRAAQLGFKVAIVEKENLGGICLNWGCIPTKALLKSAQVFKYINHSEDFGLNKVEASFEFPNVIKRSRGVAENMSKGIQFLMRKNKIDVIMGAAKVKKDRKIDVTDKEGKVTEYSADHIILATGARSRELPNLPQDGKKVIGYRQALSLPEQPKSMIVVGSGAIGVEFAYFYATMGTKVTVVEFMPNIVPVEDEEVSKHLEKSLKKAGIEVMTNASVESVDTSGAGVKANVKTANGNITLEADILLSAVGIAANIENIGLEEVGIQTDKGRVLVNEWYQTSVPGYYAIGDIIPTQALAHVASAEGITCVEKIKGLHVEKINYGNIPGCTYCLPEIASVGLTEKQAKEKGYELKVGKFPFSASGKATANGDTDGFVKVIFDAKYGEWLGCHMVGVGVTEMIAEAVVARNLETTGHEILKSIHPHPTLSEAVMEAVAAAYGEVIHI, encoded by the coding sequence ATGAAATACGATATTATTGTCATCGGTAGTGGACCAGGAGGATATGTTACAGCAATCAGAGCTGCGCAATTGGGCTTCAAAGTAGCCATTGTAGAGAAGGAGAATCTTGGAGGAATCTGCCTTAACTGGGGATGTATTCCAACAAAAGCATTATTAAAATCTGCTCAAGTTTTCAAATATATCAATCATTCTGAAGACTTCGGTCTTAACAAAGTTGAAGCTTCTTTCGAATTTCCAAACGTTATTAAAAGAAGTCGTGGCGTTGCCGAAAATATGAGCAAAGGAATACAATTCCTAATGCGTAAGAATAAAATCGATGTGATTATGGGCGCTGCAAAAGTGAAGAAAGATCGCAAAATCGATGTTACAGATAAAGAGGGAAAAGTTACAGAATATAGTGCAGATCATATTATTTTAGCCACTGGTGCAAGATCTAGAGAACTTCCTAATCTTCCACAAGATGGTAAAAAAGTAATAGGTTACAGACAAGCCTTATCTCTTCCTGAGCAACCAAAATCTATGATTGTTGTTGGTTCTGGAGCTATCGGTGTAGAGTTCGCTTACTTCTATGCAACAATGGGTACGAAAGTTACCGTTGTAGAATTTATGCCAAACATTGTCCCTGTTGAAGATGAAGAAGTTTCTAAACATTTAGAAAAATCTTTGAAAAAAGCAGGCATCGAAGTAATGACCAATGCATCAGTAGAATCTGTAGATACAAGTGGAGCAGGCGTTAAAGCAAATGTTAAAACGGCTAACGGAAATATTACTTTAGAAGCTGATATTCTTCTTTCTGCTGTTGGTATTGCTGCTAATATCGAAAATATCGGACTAGAAGAAGTTGGTATCCAAACAGACAAAGGCCGCGTTTTGGTTAACGAATGGTACCAAACTTCGGTTCCAGGATATTATGCAATTGGAGATATTATCCCGACGCAGGCTTTAGCACACGTTGCTTCTGCGGAAGGTATTACTTGCGTTGAAAAAATCAAAGGTCTTCATGTTGAGAAAATCAACTATGGTAATATCCCAGGATGTACCTACTGTTTACCAGAAATCGCTTCTGTAGGTCTTACAGAAAAGCAAGCTAAAGAAAAAGGTTACGAACTTAAAGTTGGAAAATTCCCATTCTCTGCAAGTGGAAAAGCTACTGCTAACGGCGATACCGACGGCTTTGTAAAAGTAATTTTTGATGCTAAATATGGCGAATGGTTAGGATGTCACATGGTGGGTGTTGGCGTTACAGAGATGATTGCGGAAGCAGTTGTTGCACGTAATCTGGAGACAACAGGACATGAGATTCTTAAATCAATCCACCCGCATCCAACATTATCAGAAGCGGTAATGGAAGCGGTAGCAGCAGCTTATGGAGAAGTTATTCATATTTAA
- a CDS encoding ion transporter, with product MRRIIKPEFDLTPEDGWLRKVYNVIYLDNTRQGKIFDISLLILILISVGLLMVETIPLINLKYHNTFYTLEFIITMIFTVEYILRIACIKDKREYIFSPIGIIDFLSIIPFYLSLFFPIIHYIGILRMLRMLRIFRIFNLADYMHDGQYILRALSHSSRKIYIFLLFMVIFIVIIGALMYLIEGGKNGFTSIPQSVYWAVVTITTVGYGDISPATPIGKFLSIIVMLCGYSIIAVPTGIVTSEFRKGKRYHLVCGRCGNEDNDNDARYCKQCGEKFA from the coding sequence ATGAGAAGAATAATAAAACCTGAGTTTGACTTGACTCCTGAAGATGGCTGGCTCAGAAAAGTTTATAACGTTATCTATCTCGACAACACGCGTCAAGGAAAAATTTTTGATATTAGCCTTCTTATTTTAATCTTGATAAGTGTTGGCCTTTTGATGGTCGAAACCATACCATTAATCAACTTAAAATATCATAATACTTTCTACACACTAGAGTTTATCATTACAATGATTTTCACGGTGGAATATATCCTGCGAATCGCTTGTATCAAAGACAAAAGAGAATACATTTTTAGTCCAATTGGGATTATAGATTTCTTATCGATTATCCCTTTTTATCTAAGTTTATTTTTTCCTATTATTCATTATATCGGTATTTTAAGAATGTTGAGAATGCTGAGAATTTTCAGAATTTTCAACCTTGCCGATTATATGCATGATGGCCAATATATTTTGAGAGCGCTAAGTCACAGTTCTAGAAAAATTTATATTTTTCTATTGTTCATGGTCATTTTCATTGTGATAATTGGCGCATTAATGTACTTAATAGAAGGTGGAAAAAATGGATTTACTAGCATTCCACAAAGTGTATATTGGGCGGTTGTAACCATAACAACCGTAGGGTATGGTGACATTTCTCCAGCCACGCCAATTGGTAAATTCTTGTCCATTATCGTTATGTTGTGCGGTTATAGCATCATTGCCGTTCCTACAGGTATTGTAACCTCAGAATTCCGAAAAGGGAAACGTTATCATTTGGTATGTGGACGTTGCGGTAACGAAGATAACGACAACGATGCGCGATATTGTAAACAATGTGGTGAAAAATTCGCTTAA
- a CDS encoding FKBP-type peptidyl-prolyl cis-trans isomerase, protein MGVADFLAKKKKALAEKNLNEGKAFQEEFGKQEGVVTLESGLQYQIITDEEGRKPEARDTVICHYHGTTIKGEVFDSSVERNKPASFPLNRVISGWTEGLQLMSTGSKWKFVIPPHLAYGGQQISKEIGPNSTLIFEVELIGIK, encoded by the coding sequence ATGGGAGTAGCTGATTTTTTAGCAAAAAAGAAAAAAGCTTTAGCCGAAAAAAACCTTAACGAAGGTAAAGCCTTTCAGGAAGAGTTTGGCAAACAAGAAGGCGTTGTAACATTGGAAAGCGGATTACAATATCAAATTATCACGGATGAAGAAGGAAGAAAACCCGAGGCTAGAGATACGGTAATTTGTCATTATCATGGCACAACCATCAAAGGAGAAGTTTTTGACAGCTCTGTAGAAAGAAACAAACCAGCCAGTTTTCCACTTAATCGCGTTATTTCTGGTTGGACAGAAGGTTTACAGTTGATGTCAACGGGCAGCAAATGGAAGTTTGTAATTCCACCGCATTTGGCCTATGGCGGTCAACAAATCTCGAAAGAAATTGGACCAAATTCTACTTTAATTTTCGAAGTCGAATTGATTGGGATTAAATAA